One region of Deinococcus koreensis genomic DNA includes:
- a CDS encoding replication initiator protein A — protein MGKWDLELGSVRHDEPNLARLNLVLAPNRTELFEWRRQLAIDALGGISVVCTAPRNSLVPHGVDNDILLGLVNAAILQGLPEDDTVRLTGRELLKLSGITPSARAYVNLHESLRRLQHTAYDVTDSWFDGLKQRWRSMSFSLIVKHWAEDNFKDVTNLGQWRAQTVLAIKLDDGLVKNIRAGHILPLDFELLSKLSQPLTRNLFRTLSFQRESGRDVPVLAYSVPLTVWAAHLGMHGLRLDTVLRSLKPAHEELVEVGFLKEVTFQGRGQARTVHYAFGTQGVMSADPETAALLARYGVSGGRSLILSQTHGQQAIQRAVSVLEALLQTSYRSKIRNRAGILMDIIESPERYDSILTREESSRAAAARAVLATSEPQTPERTAAAARVILVGQFDDTPVRRGLRDRAVNLYVSGHIRSLDLIGLLSATTDEAAANVAQWERAVLQV, from the coding sequence ATGGGAAAATGGGATCTCGAGCTTGGAAGCGTTCGGCACGATGAGCCCAACCTGGCCCGGCTGAATCTGGTACTGGCACCCAACCGTACAGAGCTCTTCGAGTGGAGGCGGCAGCTGGCCATCGACGCCCTGGGCGGGATCAGCGTGGTCTGCACTGCACCCCGGAACAGCCTGGTGCCCCATGGAGTGGATAACGACATCCTTCTCGGCCTGGTCAATGCGGCGATCCTGCAGGGACTGCCCGAGGATGACACGGTTCGGCTGACCGGCCGCGAACTGCTCAAGCTCAGTGGGATCACGCCCAGCGCGCGGGCCTATGTCAACCTGCACGAATCCCTTCGGCGCCTGCAACACACGGCGTACGACGTGACTGACAGCTGGTTTGATGGCCTCAAGCAGCGCTGGCGCAGCATGTCGTTCAGCCTGATCGTCAAACACTGGGCAGAGGACAATTTCAAGGACGTGACGAATCTGGGCCAGTGGCGCGCCCAGACGGTGCTGGCCATCAAACTCGATGATGGCCTTGTCAAGAACATCCGCGCCGGCCATATCCTGCCGCTGGACTTTGAACTGCTGTCAAAACTCTCTCAACCCCTCACCCGAAATCTGTTCCGTACCCTGTCGTTTCAACGAGAAAGCGGGAGGGACGTACCCGTGCTCGCATACTCGGTGCCCCTGACAGTCTGGGCGGCGCATCTCGGTATGCACGGGCTGCGACTCGACACCGTCCTGCGGTCTCTCAAGCCCGCCCACGAGGAGCTGGTCGAAGTCGGCTTCCTGAAAGAGGTCACCTTCCAGGGACGTGGTCAGGCGCGCACGGTTCACTATGCGTTCGGTACACAGGGAGTGATGTCCGCCGATCCGGAGACGGCCGCCTTGCTGGCCCGATACGGTGTCAGCGGAGGCCGCTCCCTGATCCTGTCCCAGACCCATGGTCAGCAGGCGATTCAGCGGGCGGTGAGCGTCCTGGAGGCTCTGCTTCAGACCTCCTACCGCAGCAAGATTCGCAACCGCGCCGGCATCCTGATGGACATCATCGAATCCCCTGAGCGCTACGACTCCATCCTCACCCGCGAGGAATCGTCGCGTGCCGCCGCCGCGCGAGCCGTGCTCGCAACCAGCGAACCACAGACGCCGGAGCGGACTGCAGCCGCCGCGCGGGTCATCCTTGTGGGTCAGTTCGACGACACCCCCGTCCGAAGGGGCCTCCGAGACCGGGCCGTGAACCTCTATGTGTCGGGGCACATCAGGAGTCTCGACCTGATCGGCCTGCTGTCCGCGACCACCGATGAGGCTGCGGCCAACGTGGCGCAGTGGGAGAGGGCAGTTCTGCAGGTCTGA